A genomic region of Camelus ferus isolate YT-003-E chromosome 35, BCGSAC_Cfer_1.0, whole genome shotgun sequence contains the following coding sequences:
- the RPP38 gene encoding ribonuclease P protein subunit p38: protein MAAAPQASGRGSVRKTRPLPVKTSLNNPYVTCWGALEREDMHFILQTLEDRFKSLGLQKIEDKRRKKKQSPLQKQSGDTWSMDMDTGEDSKEKKLEDNQQASGWTPAHIRKQLAIGVNEVTRALERNELLLALVCKSAKPAIITAHLVQLSVSRTVPACQVPRLSERIAPVIGLKCVLALGFRKNTAAFVEEVKAIIPRVPSLRVPWLPDRLEDPKENPETESLESQDKEILETSFEDLSKHKRKLADHQEAVVLQPLRIKKLIPNPNKIRKPPKSKKTT from the coding sequence ATGGCCGCAGCCCCCCAAGCGTCAGGGAGGGGCTCTGTGCGGAAGACGAGACCTTTACCTGTGAAGACGTCACTCAACAACCCATACGTCACGTGCTGGGGTGCCCTGGAGAGAGAGGATATGCACTTCATACTACAGACGCTCGAAGACAGATTTAAATCTCTTGGGCTTCAGAAGATTGAGgacaagaggagaaagaaaaagcagtccCCTTTGCAAAAACAGAGCGGAGACACATGGAGCATGGACATGGACACTGGTGAGGACTCGAAGGAGAAAAAGCTGGAAGATAACCAACAGGCCTCAGGGTGGACCCCTGCCCACATCAGGAAGCAGCTGGCAATCGGAGTCAATGAGGTCACCAGGGCTCTGGAAAGGAACGAGCTGCTCTTAGCCTTGGTGTGCAAGTCTGCCAAGCCTGCCATCATCACCGCACACCTGGTCCAGCTGAGTGTGAGCAGGACTGTCCCCGCCTGCCAGGTCCCCCGGCTCAGTGAGAGGATCGCTCCCGTCATTGGCCTCAAGTGCGTCCTGGCCCTGGGGTTCAGAAAAAACACCGCTGCCTTTGTTGAGGAGGTGAAGGCCATCATTCCCAGAGTCCCCAGCCTGAGAGTTCCTTGGCTTCCAGACAGACTTGAAGACCCCAAGGAGAACCCAGAGACTGAATCCTTGGAAAGCCAAGACAAAGAGATTTTGGAAACATCCTTTGAAGATCTCTCTAAACACAAGAGAAAGCTCGCCGACCATCAGGAGGCTGTTGTGTTACAACCCCTGAGAATAAAGAAACTGATTCCAAACCCCAACAAGATAAGGAAACCAcccaaaagtaaaaaaacaacTTGA